In Streptomyces sp. NBC_01408, one DNA window encodes the following:
- a CDS encoding DegV family protein — protein MSRHVAIVTDSTAYLPRPALARHGITSVPLTVVLGGEALVEGTEISARSLALALQKRRSVTTSRPSPEEFVRAYQAASEAGASGIVSLHLSAEFSGTYDAAVVAARTAPVPVRVVDTGMVAMALGFCALAAAEVAEAGGSVDEAVAAAEKRAVDMSAYFYVDTLDYLRRGGRIGAAQALLGSALAVKPLLTLEGGRIEMLEKVRTASKAIARLEELAVERAGSGRVDVAVHHLAAPERAEKLAQRLRERVPGLVELHVSEVGAVIGAHTGPGLLAAVVSPR, from the coding sequence ATGTCCCGCCATGTCGCGATCGTCACCGATTCCACGGCCTACCTGCCACGACCGGCCTTGGCGCGGCACGGAATCACCTCCGTACCGCTCACCGTGGTGCTCGGCGGCGAGGCACTCGTAGAGGGCACCGAGATCTCGGCGCGCAGCCTCGCCCTCGCCCTGCAGAAGCGCCGCTCGGTCACCACCTCGCGCCCCAGCCCGGAAGAGTTCGTCCGGGCCTACCAGGCGGCGTCGGAGGCCGGTGCGAGCGGCATCGTCAGCCTGCACCTGTCCGCCGAGTTCTCCGGTACCTACGACGCCGCCGTGGTCGCCGCCAGGACGGCACCCGTGCCCGTGCGGGTCGTGGACACCGGCATGGTCGCGATGGCCCTCGGCTTCTGCGCGCTCGCCGCCGCGGAGGTGGCCGAGGCGGGCGGCTCCGTGGACGAGGCCGTGGCCGCCGCGGAGAAGCGGGCCGTGGACATGTCCGCGTACTTCTACGTCGACACCCTCGACTACCTCCGCAGGGGCGGCCGGATCGGCGCCGCGCAGGCCCTCCTCGGCTCGGCCCTGGCCGTCAAGCCCCTGCTGACGCTGGAGGGAGGGCGCATCGAGATGCTGGAGAAGGTCCGCACGGCTTCCAAGGCCATCGCCCGTCTCGAGGAGCTGGCGGTCGAGCGCGCCGGATCGGGCCGTGTCGATGTGGCGGTGCACCACCTGGCCGCGCCCGAGCGGGCCGAGAAGCTCGCCCAGCGGCTCCGCGAGCGCGTGCCCGGCCTGGTCGAGCTGCACGTCAGCGAGGTCGGCGCGGTGATCGGCGCGCACACCGGACCGGGGCTGCTGGCGGCGGTCGTATCGCCTCGCTGA
- a CDS encoding ComEA family DNA-binding protein, whose translation MRERLPVWLQARCGVEPRTVAAVAVVLLVAVGFAAQQYWSGRPQPVTAPAVVAPGTAPPVIPDPAPVPAAAALPGAAQGAGARIVVDVSGKVRDPGVRRLPAGSRVEDALAAAGGVRPGTDTTGLNRARVLVDGEQVLVGAPAQPQPPAGGAGSGSGPGSGPSAAPISLGSATVEQLDGLPGVGPVLAQHIVDFRTARGGFRSVEELRQVEGIGERRFADLRTRVRP comes from the coding sequence GTGCGGGAACGGCTCCCGGTCTGGCTCCAGGCCCGCTGCGGGGTCGAGCCGCGCACGGTGGCCGCCGTGGCGGTGGTGCTGCTCGTCGCCGTCGGGTTCGCCGCGCAGCAGTACTGGTCGGGTCGGCCCCAGCCGGTCACCGCGCCCGCCGTGGTCGCCCCGGGGACGGCGCCACCCGTGATCCCGGACCCGGCCCCGGTTCCGGCCGCCGCCGCTCTGCCCGGGGCCGCCCAGGGTGCCGGTGCGCGGATCGTCGTGGACGTCAGCGGCAAGGTCCGGGACCCCGGTGTGCGGAGGCTGCCCGCCGGTTCGCGGGTGGAGGACGCGCTGGCCGCCGCCGGGGGAGTACGGCCGGGCACGGACACCACCGGGCTGAACCGGGCCCGGGTGCTCGTGGACGGCGAGCAGGTGCTGGTGGGCGCCCCGGCGCAGCCGCAGCCGCCCGCGGGCGGAGCCGGATCGGGCTCCGGGCCAGGCTCCGGGCCGAGCGCGGCCCCGATCAGCCTCGGCTCGGCCACGGTCGAGCAATTGGACGGCCTGCCGGGGGTCGGGCCGGTGCTGGCGCAGCACATCGTGGACTTCCGCACCGCCCGCGGCGGATTCCGTTCCGTGGAGGAGCTCCGTCAGGTCGAAGGCATCGGTGAGCGGCGCTTCGCCGATCTGCGTACGCGGGTGCGGCCGTGA
- a CDS encoding YceI family protein — protein MESTGSSSPQTSATLTLPPTARLLNCRVLDTVHQPIRQAKFEVTDPIGRRVVSGETDPYGGFTAAMPEGEYRLSVTAEGYAPFHGATLVGDPAQPGTGEIILDAVEPPLLPQPGHWELDPTHSSIGFSARHIGFARIRGRFNTFAGAVRIAERMEDSSMHVIIDAASIDTGVRLRDDHLRSADFLDAARHPTVEFYSERFIHRSGSRWAVAGALTLHGVSRSVTLDTQYLGLGTGMEGEPRAACRATAELQREDFTLNWQSILAHGIAAIGANVDVALDVQIVHKA, from the coding sequence ATGGAGTCGACCGGGAGTTCCAGCCCACAGACATCCGCGACACTGACGCTGCCGCCGACGGCGCGTCTGCTCAACTGCCGGGTCCTCGACACGGTCCACCAGCCGATCCGGCAGGCCAAGTTCGAGGTGACGGATCCGATCGGCCGCCGGGTCGTCAGCGGGGAGACCGACCCTTACGGCGGGTTCACGGCGGCCATGCCGGAGGGGGAGTACCGCCTCTCCGTCACCGCCGAGGGGTACGCACCCTTCCACGGAGCGACGCTCGTGGGCGACCCGGCGCAGCCCGGCACTGGGGAGATCATCCTCGACGCCGTCGAGCCTCCGCTGCTGCCGCAGCCCGGTCACTGGGAGCTCGACCCGACGCATTCCTCGATCGGCTTCTCGGCCCGGCACATCGGCTTCGCGCGGATCCGCGGCCGGTTCAACACCTTCGCCGGGGCGGTGCGGATAGCCGAGCGCATGGAGGACTCCTCCATGCACGTCATCATCGATGCGGCGAGCATCGACACCGGGGTGCGGCTGCGCGACGACCACCTGCGCTCCGCCGACTTCCTGGACGCGGCCAGGCATCCCACGGTGGAGTTCTACAGCGAACGGTTCATCCACCGCAGCGGCAGCCGCTGGGCCGTCGCGGGCGCCCTCACCCTCCACGGAGTCAGCCGCTCGGTGACCCTGGACACCCAGTACCTGGGTCTCGGCACGGGCATGGAGGGCGAGCCGCGGGCAGCCTGCCGGGCCACCGCGGAACTGCAGCGCGAGGACTTCACCCTGAACTGGCAGTCGATCCTGGCCCACGGGATCGCGGCGATCGGTGCGAACGTGGACGTGGCGCTGGACGTCCAGATCGTGCACAAGGCCTGA